ACCCGGAGGGCGTTGATAGCACTGCGGCGCGGTCGTAAGATTGCGGATACCGACCCTATATTTACGACCGATGAGGGAATGCGAATAACGGCCTTCGGCCTTCGGAGCGTGTTTGTAAGGTTGGGCAAGCGGGCAGGCTTTCCCATCAGCCCGCACATGCTCAGGCGGACCTGCGCAGTGCAATCCCTGACGGCTGGTATGGACGTTATCACCCTGCAGAAAATTCTCGGGCACGCAGATGTGAGCACGACGGCGATTTACTGTAATCTCTTGACCGATGACGTGCTATCGGAACACCGGGCGCACGGTGCGGATAGTTGGTTATAGGAGGAATCGAAAACACCCAATAGGTTTATACTCATCCTTGGAAACTATGGCCGAACAAAGGAGCATATAAACAGGGGAATTAAACTAATTGAAGGAGGAAATATGAAACGCTATGTAGCAATAGGAATAGCCGTAGTGGCTGTGGTTATAATCGGAATATTGTCGGGTTTCTTGATTAGTACAAATTCGGAATTGGGGCAAACGCGTAATGCACTCTCTTTTCAAAAGCAAACAGACACCGCTGCGTCCTCCGCTGCAGATGCTACACAAGAGCGTCAATTTGGTTTATCTACAGAGGCGGTTTCGACGCTAACGGCCGAGAACCAACAATTGGATTCGTCTCGCAGTACACTTGAGGCGCTTAACATAGAATTGAATGAGGAGAATGCGAATTTAAAAATTCTCCAGAATGCCGCCTACTGCAATTTGCCATTCCCGAAAGTAGATTTCACTAGTAACGAAACGGTCTCAAAAGCATTGGTTGAATGGGTTAGTCATGACGATGGGCCCAATCTTATCGCCGATTGGCAACTCATTTGGAGAAATTCGGACGCGGCAATTCATAGAATTTATGGGGATTATTTGTGGGTTTACATAGTGACTTTCAATGATGGAATTGCCAGCCGCGATTCGATTCTTGATTTACAGCAGCAGTGCTTTCTGTATCTTGAGAGTTGGAAGTAACTATGCCATTGATATTACTTTTTCTCAATTAATTACATAGAAAAAGAACTGCCCCGCGAGACGCGAATCTCCGGGGCGGCGGCCAAAGCGATGAGAGCGCTCCGACGAAAGCAAGCATAGCATAAAAGAGAGCCGTTCGCATATCGCGGGCGGTTCTTTTCTTTTGGAGGGTGAAAGATGTATAAAAAAAATGACCCAATTATTCGGAAGTGTACACCCCGTGAATTTTGGATGTGGTTTCAGCTTGAGATAATTCAATCCCGAAAAAGATTCTCCTCCCCGGATGAGGGTATCTTCCTCCTAGACATTCCTTTACCATCCGGCGGGCTGGATGACGCAAGGGTGGAGATTACGACTAAGGGTAATTACTCTATGCCTCCAGGACTTACCCCGCCTCCGTCTTATACAGGACCAGCGGCACAGGTAGAATATTTTCATAATGAGATATTACCGAAGATAGAAAAGGTAGTTATTAATTTTTCGTTCGTAAAAGTGGATGCTGAGCAATTCGAGATTACTTCTCAAGTTAGCGGGCCGGAAACGATAGTCGATTATTACGAGAATGATTTATTGCGGAAGATAAAAGATAAGTGGCCGGAGCAGCCTGAGCATGCTCAATTGAAAATAAAAGGACAGTCAAGCCGGTTAAAACAAAAAATAGAAGAGCGAAAAAAACGCGTCCATCACTGGCGTGCTCAGGGGATGACTATTAGCGAGATAGCGGAAAGGGAAGACATGAGCGAAGTACAGATAAAGCGTGATTTAGGACTGCGAAAATGACCCCTTAAATGACCTTTTATTTGACCCCCTCGCCGGGTTACTGTGATTATGCAGTAACCCGGTTTCTTTTTCTGGAGGTCAACCATGCCCAAGGTAGAAATTATCTTAAGTGAATTGGAACATTCCGCCCTTGAGCGTTTGTCTCGAAGTGAAGGCAGGACGACAAAGAAGCAAGCGGCGGCGGTTATTCGAGAACGATTGAAACGGCGCGGTCTTCTCCCCAAGTCAAATCCAACCCCCCAACCATCCATGACGCAACCGATGAGCAACCAAGCTTAAAAAACCACCGTCCGGTGACAGGCCGGGCGGCATAGGAAGGACACTTACGATGCTTACTCAGTATAGCACTACTACCAAGGAGCGAAAGCCAATCCCCATCCATGGAAAACCCCTCTTCGTGGGAAGCCGCTGTATCGGAGAGATTGTCGGAAAAACTCTCCGAAAGCAAATTCAACCCTCAGGATTCCTACGGATACCACCGGCCATAGCGTGGGCGGTGGAGGCAATACGCGCAGCGCAGGCGGCCGGGGTGGAAAGGCTGGAAGTGATTTGCGGGGGGGATATCTATCGCCTAACGATGGAAGAATTTCTTCGTCATGCGTTCCCCGTCCATCGGGGCGGCTGGGAACCACAGCTTGCTGCAGCCTTACACGTTTGGCACATCCAACGGCAGGGCGAACCGGCGCAATTGGCGCTGCCGATATAAGCCGATGCGGAAAGATGATTATCTCCCCCACGAAATCGCAAAGGCCGTAACCCAGGACGGGCGTGAAGTCTGGCAACCCCGGTTTATCAAGTTGGATACGGCTTTCCGGCGCGAGACGCTGGCGAAGCTGAAGGGCTGTAAGCTCTCGGTTTACTTTGACCTGGCGGAGCACATGAACCGCGAGGGCGAATGCTGGCCTTCGATGGAAACCTTGGCTAAGGAAACCGATTATTCACGGAGGCAGGTAATCCGCGCGATAAAGGAATTGAAAGCGATGGGAATAATCTCCGTGGAACGCGGTGGAGCGGCGCACGGGCGGAAGCCGGTAAACCGGTACCGCGTCAATTCCTACGTCCGGTATTGTGATGAGGGCTGGCGCGAGGAAGACGCCCCGGAGTTATCCATAGGTGCGGAGCATGTCGGAAATGTCACTATGGATGGTGACATTTCGAGCATAAAAAGCATGTCGGAAATGTCACTAGAAGAAGACTTTGTATTTAAGAAGACTTTATCTGAAGAAGACAGCCCGCCGAAAATCACGGAAGGGGCTGCGCTGCGCGGCGCAAAAAAGCAACCCCGCGCCGCCCGCGCCACCTCTCCCCGGTCGGATGACGAAGTATCGCTTGCTATCAATGAAACGGAAGAAGAAATCGTCAAACGGCGCCCGCTTACGCCTTCCGAATTGGGGCGTTATAAAGCACGGGGTGTTTGGGGACCGCTGGCGCGGTTAGAAGCGGAACATGGTTCCCAGAATATCGGAGGTTGAAAATGAGCTGGCGTTTCAAATCAAGGCGGCTGGTTTACCCGTTCCGGCGCGGCAGGTGCAGATTATCCCGGCGCGGCGTTTCCGGTGGGACTTCGCTTGGCCTTCCGCTCACCTGGCGGCGGAGGTGCAAGGCGGCCTCTACTCCGGCGGGGCCCACGTCCGGGCGTGGGGAGTGACCCGGGACGCGGAGAAGAACAACCTGGCGGTCCTGGCCGGCTGGCGTGTGCTGTACTTCACCAGCGAGGTTGTCAGGTCCGGACGGGCGCTCTCCATCCTCGAAGACGCGTTGAAAACCCCTCCAGGAAGCAACAGGAAGCCCCAGGACAGGCGGGAAGGCGGGGTGGATACTTCGTGAACGGCATCACAAGTCAAGCTTGATGAACAATGGGTTAACAATGCGGAAATAGTGATAAGATAAATACGACCCGAACGAGCAAACGTCCGGGCCGTAAGAGCAAGCCGGGCAAGCGGCCTGCAAGGAAAAGTATAGCACCCGAAGCCGCTTCCGGTCGATACGTCGGAGGCGGTTTTTTCTTAAGGCACTTGCCCCGGCGTTTTCGAGGAACGCTTCACAATCGAAAAGGGCTGAATTGCAGGAGCGGCGCCTGCAGGTAAGGCACTTGCTTCCCAAGCAAGCATTCGCGGGTCCGAATCCCGTCACCCGCTCAGGGTCACACAGACTGGATAAAAGCATCCAGTCTTTTCTTTTCATGGGTAGTAAACGGAAATACCCGTCCCGCAATCCGCAATTTCCTTGGAAGGATATAAACCAAAAAGGGGTCTGCTCAACCTATTCAACATTGAGAAGAAATCCTGCACTTTTCCATCCTCGCCCCTATCCCCTGGCCCCTTCCCCCTCTCCTGACTTATGTCAGGAGAGGGGGAAGGGGTTTGGGGGATTGGAGTGAGGAAAGCGGTAGGACGGTAGGTGGAGGAGATCCATTAAAAAGCTATCTCCAAACATGATGGAAATACGGCGACAATCTTGGCATTTGGATTGCGGGAGCACCCGCTCGGGAATACACGGATTGGATAAACACATCCAGTCTTTTCTTTTCATGAGTAGTAAACGGAAACACCCGCGCCGCAATCCGCACTCTCCTGCGCCAAGGATGAAGGCATACTGAGGATATTCACGGACAGATTAAGAATTCGGTCGTAATGTGCGTATTTGGACTTCGGGATCAACCGCTCAGGTTGAATCCGAGTAGAATGACGCGTCCGATCCGATTGTTTTATAAGAAGGGGTATGAAGATCCCCATCCCGCAAGTCAACCTTTTCAAAGTATGTTTTCAACGGAACGCCGTTGGGAAGAGCAAAAAGGCGTGGTGATTATTTACGGATAAGCCTCTCCGCAAGAAAAAATTCCTCGGCGACGGCCCCCCCTGAAATTTTTATTTTTACCGCCGCTGGGCGGACGCATGC
This region of Anaerolineales bacterium genomic DNA includes:
- a CDS encoding helix-turn-helix domain-containing protein — protein: MRKDDYLPHEIAKAVTQDGREVWQPRFIKLDTAFRRETLAKLKGCKLSVYFDLAEHMNREGECWPSMETLAKETDYSRRQVIRAIKELKAMGIISVERGGAAHGRKPVNRYRVNSYVRYCDEGWREEDAPELSIGAEHVGNVTMDGDISSIKSMSEMSLEEDFVFKKTLSEEDSPPKITEGAALRGAKKQPRAARATSPRSDDEVSLAINETEEEIVKRRPLTPSELGRYKARGVWGPLARLEAEHGSQNIGG